A single window of Syntrophus aciditrophicus SB DNA harbors:
- a CDS encoding DsbC family protein: MLLKKIMPAVMAMFLCAAVSHAEESITIQILHKSFPNVKAEKAGKSVIPGLYEVEAGNNVFYFEPRNGYLIFGDIITKEGKNLTAEKRQELLARRVKEIPLEKGIKIGGGKNVVIEFTDPDCPFCRKAADWLEKNREGVTRYVFLYPITRLHPGADAKAKYILGAKDQEKAYHEVMSGALDSIDAGKLKLTEKAGTLLEEHKQLAIKAGVFATPTLWVNGKHVPGADIPLIEKYLKGEK, from the coding sequence ATGCTGCTGAAGAAGATCATGCCGGCCGTCATGGCCATGTTCCTGTGCGCCGCGGTTAGTCACGCCGAGGAAAGCATCACGATCCAGATTTTACATAAAAGTTTCCCGAACGTGAAGGCGGAGAAGGCCGGGAAATCGGTCATCCCCGGTCTCTACGAAGTGGAAGCAGGGAACAACGTCTTCTACTTCGAGCCCCGGAACGGCTACCTCATTTTCGGTGACATCATAACAAAGGAAGGGAAAAATCTCACCGCGGAGAAAAGGCAGGAGCTGCTTGCCCGGAGAGTGAAAGAAATCCCGTTGGAAAAGGGGATCAAGATCGGCGGCGGCAAGAACGTCGTGATCGAGTTCACGGATCCAGACTGCCCCTTCTGCCGGAAAGCGGCCGATTGGCTCGAAAAGAACCGGGAAGGGGTAACGCGATACGTATTCTTGTATCCCATCACGCGTCTCCATCCCGGCGCGGACGCCAAAGCGAAATATATCCTCGGGGCCAAGGACCAGGAGAAGGCCTACCATGAAGTCATGAGCGGCGCGCTGGACAGTATCGACGCGGGCAAGCTCAAGCTCACCGAGAAAGCCGGCACCCTCCTTGAAGAGCACAAGCAACTGGCCATTAAAGCGGGCGTCTTCGCCACCCCGACCCTGTGGGTCAACGGGAAACACGTACCCGGGGCAGACATACCGCTTATCGAAAAATACCTGAAAGGAGAAAAATGA
- a CDS encoding OmpA family protein: MGYLRQLAFFLFIAIMPCISVAMAAEIRTSPYNYVYEKAAANSIDHETFVICELCPPYRLLALKPRTPALAVRVPEATASITADGPPTEKQTVSAKAGNNSSAVDITGSNRPDHVCVPTIYFRFNRFDVSNYEKDQLDRLVSRLKERPDRPRELRVVGHTCDLGSHPYNDHLSLMRAESVAVYLGRNGFKVSEAKGEGKRSPVSKVGKLNRRVEIEIIH; encoded by the coding sequence ATGGGATACCTGCGTCAACTTGCATTTTTCCTTTTCATTGCGATCATGCCTTGCATTTCGGTTGCCATGGCGGCCGAGATCCGGACGAGCCCTTATAATTACGTCTATGAGAAAGCAGCAGCCAATTCCATTGACCACGAGACCTTCGTCATTTGCGAGCTTTGTCCTCCGTACCGGCTCCTTGCCCTGAAACCCAGGACACCTGCCCTTGCCGTCCGTGTACCGGAAGCAACGGCGTCGATCACCGCGGACGGTCCACCCACCGAAAAACAGACTGTCAGTGCGAAAGCAGGGAATAATTCATCGGCGGTCGACATTACCGGATCGAACAGGCCCGACCATGTTTGCGTGCCGACGATTTATTTCCGGTTCAACCGGTTCGACGTTTCCAACTACGAAAAAGATCAACTCGATCGGCTTGTCTCCCGCCTGAAAGAACGACCCGATCGGCCCCGGGAACTCCGGGTCGTCGGCCACACCTGCGACCTGGGAAGCCATCCTTACAATGACCATCTATCCCTGATGAGGGCGGAGTCCGTCGCGGTTTACCTGGGAAGAAACGGCTTCAAGGTTTCCGAGGCAAAGGGTGAAGGCAAGCGCAGCCCCGTATCGAAGGTCGGAAAACTGAACAGGCGGGTGGAAATCGAAATCATTCATTAA